The genomic interval AAACCTGGAGACATGTCTTCGTTGCCCGGGTTAACATCGATAACAAAGGAGTCATCGACATAAGGTGTCACTCTTGCCCCGCCACCCGTCTTGACTAATGCTCTCAAGCCAGATTGGAAATCGGATATGTAAAAGTCCACAACATGTCtctgagataaaaaaaaaatgagaaagattTCAGTTCACACAACACAATATGTGAGATTTATAAAGCTTCCTTCTTTTTCTTACAAATATAGCCTAAGCAAGGTTTTGTATTGAGATAAAATTTTGTGTGAATTACACCGAAAACTAATATTGAAACTTCAAAATTTATCAGTGTGTTCGAAAACAGATGAGCTATAGAATGATGTAAGTAAGCAAAATAGCAATTACACACCTCCGAGGATCTAAGTCCCCACGTGAAGCGACGATGTGTGGAATTTGCTGGTTTTGAATCCCATCCTCGATACTCGTATAAACTCGTTGATGTATAGACACATCTTGGAACTTTTCGGAAGGATGACTCCAGGGGTACATTACCACAAGTAACAACCTTCAAGAATTACAAAAAAGGACataacattgtaattagcagcATGCCATTTTGTGCATTTGCAAAATAATCGAAAATGAGATCACATTATTATGTTTCTTTTTATGCCTAATTAGCCAACCTATGACAGAAACCATTATCATTTTTCTACTTATTTTCTATACCATAACCCTCACTAATATACAATACATAGTTACATTTCCAACATtaactttttcttcttctttttttctctcgATGTTGAAATATGTGTCAGTTTTTTTAGGAGGGCGCCGAGCCCATGCAGTAGTGCAAAGAACGAACAATACTCAAGAGCCCCAATAGCAAGCTCGTGTGAGTCAATCGCCCACATATCAGATACTAAACTGATAAGAACAGATACTAGCATTTCATAACATTGCAGATTGGATTGTATGTGGAATTATATGAAAATTATAGAGTAATGCAATCAAGGTAAAGAAAAGAACATAGTGATCATGTTACTTAGACCTACAAACACAACAAAGATTAAATAAAAGTTAAATCTATGAATGGAAGAAAGGAAAAAACTTTATCAGATTTCAGTAAGCAACATACCCCGGAAACTTTGACAAGTTGTCCATTTCTCGCAGTTCTAAGTTCAGCGTCGGGATAACTAGTAATGAAATTAATGACAGCTCTTCTTCCCCAACAAGTATTCCAAGTGAACAATGCAGCAACAGCACCGAAAAGCACCACAACGACGATGAGTAGAATCCAATTGTGAACAGCTCCAAGAATGAAACCACCAGCTATGAACCCCATTACAAACAACAGAATCACAGACCATAGTATCGACTTTGGAAAGTTCCTCCTGAATGAATACTCATCATCTTGGCTCAAAGTAGTAACAGCCTGATTATGAACAACCGAGGAGCCTTGTCCTTTCATGGATCCCATCGAGTCTAAAGGACCCGATACCTTTCTAGGAGCCCCCGACGAGTTCAGTGGACCAGAAGTTATCGGTCCAGATGTAATTAGCCCTGTTGTTGGAAGAACAGGAATAGGGCCTGAATTTTGTCGAGTCACACCACCTGATTGAGGCCCCGACGACTTCTTTATAGGTTCCCCGTGTTTGTTCAATGGTCCAGAATTTGTCTTTTTAACTGAGGTTGAACCAACCCCTGAAGATACAGGTCCCGAAGTGTAAACAACCCGAGCTGAAGTAGATGTAATTGGTCCAGAATGTGAAGCAGCGCCACCAAACGATCCAGTCCTCGAAGGTGCATTGCTTATAGGCCCGGATTTCCTAGACTTAGAACCATCCATTGGGATATCAAACATTTTCCCCAATTCTCCAGATTTTTTTATATCGCCACCAGTATAAGGCATGGCTACCGAGCTCATAGTGGGAGTCCTTTCCTTAGGCTGCTCGGGTCGGCCTGACACATAGAGCCCATTGCTGAGCTGATGAGATGGAAATCTTGAACCCATGATTCCTTCTTTTAAGAACAAAAAACTGAACAAAAACTAGGCTGCAATGCTGCAGTGATCCTCAAAGTCCTACTGTTAAACAAACAAACACCGAGCTTTGATTAAAAACCGAACAAATACTAGGCTGCAATGCTGCAGTGATCCTAAGTCCTACTGTTAAACAAACAAACACCGAGCTTTGATTAAAAACCGAACAAATACTAGGCTGCAATGCTGCAGTGATCCTAAGTCCTACTGttaaacaaacaaacattgAGTTTTGATTAAAAACCGAACAAAAACTAAGCTGCAATGCTGCAGTGATCCTCAAAGTCCTACTGTTAAACAAACAAACACCGAGCTTTGATTAAAAACCGAACAAAAACTAGGCTGCAATGCTGCAGTGATCCTCAAAGTCTTACTGTTAAACAAACAAACACCGAGCTTTGATTAAAAACCGAACAAAAACTAGGCTGCAATGCTGCAGTGATCCTAAGTCCTACTGTTAAACAAACAAACACCGAGTTTTGATTAAAAACCGAACAAAAACTAAGCTGCAATGCTGCAGTGATCCTCAAAGTCCTACTGTTAAACAAACAAACACCGAGTTTTAATTAAAAACCGAACAAAAGCTATGCTGCAATGCTGCAGCGATCCTCAAAGTCCTACTGTTAAACAAACAAACACCGAGTTTTGGATGAATGTAACAAGCATACTGAATACTGATCAAATTCCATCAACAGTTTCTAACCAtatcaatatctaaactaagtaaattaaacttaaagactgaataaaacttcaaaaaatcagtACAATTACACTTAAGAATAAAGTACATAGTAAATATGAAATACACGAGATCCTAAAAGTTCTTATCCACACAATTGGATATGGTTTGAAAGAGTTTAATTTGCACTAACAATCCCCACATGAACACCAAATTCTTACTATCACTAAAAAAATTACTCttcattaaaaaatatgtgTAATACCCAATCAAATGATAGATAGAATTTTAAATGGGAATAACTTCATATTTAGTTAATTTCAAACTTAGGgttctataatatatatatatatatatatgtaacatCATCCAATACCTAATGTTTGATGACTATaacaatattataaaataaattttgaaacttACTATAAAGTCCCAATTCAGGCCTCAGAACATTAAGATCTGaaacaaagaaaagaactgATTTTGGATCTCAACAAAATGAGGCAAAGAAAAtgctactatatatataaatatatgtatacaagAATTTTCTCCAGATCCAACCAAAAGGCATAAACAATAAAAACCCAgtaattaaaaaagcaaaatttcccacttaaaaattagttttctgacAAACCAAACACAATAAAGAGTAGAAAATATCATCAAAAATCACATCTTTTTTCTTTACTATTATTCTTTCTCCCTATATAGAAAGGTAGTAAGTCGTACAATAATACCCTAAATCAAAAACTAAATGATACTCAaagatttcttttttaaaaataaaaaagagaactTTAGTCATACCCAGATCAACATTTTGAAAATGAGAGTGAAGATCGAAAGAGATTAGGAAAAGGGGTTAATGGgaattaataattttgaataaataatatatatatataccttaaTGAAGTGTTGTTTAGAAGAGGGAAGTGAGAATGGATCAAAGAGAGTGGTTGGAAGTGATGATAAGAAAAGAAGAGATTATTGAGGAGTTTAGAGAGTGTAAAGATCCCATCTCCATAGTTGAAGAAGCAGAAGAAGTAAGAGTAGGGAAAGtcaccatctttcttcttcttcttcttcttgttggtTCTTCTGTTTCTCTCTCTAAAGGATTTAGCCGCAACAACTGGTGGATTGTCTGATCTGCGAAACCCACCAAACTGGGAAAAAAATGGTGTTTTGTACTCTCTatccttttttcattttttacttttttttttttttttctaacaataaataaaaaatggtaaataccattttgattGGGTAACCTAAAAATTTAAGGATAAGTTAAacactattattttttattacctATTAATTAAGGTATtatttggtaatatttttgtgttttaaatttttatttataagaataaagtttaaaaattttgttagtgaaaaacaaaaataattatagaattatttttgtttttcaattttaaaaataaaaaataaaagtgtgttttaGGTCTGGGTTGAATACAGGTTAGGAGCCAAGTTCGATGTCAAGGCGGGAGTCTACTCGGAGtccaaattattaattaagaaaaaaaaaatgatttaaaaaaatattaagagttatttttttatatttttaaaattttgatattgaattaaaaaattgaaaaacaaaaatagttttataaaacatgattttgaaaaatatttttactcttttaattttatatacagaaaaatgattaaaaaagtgttaccaaacgacactTAAATAGGACTACAAAATagttttaattgataaatactctcttttataataaaagtatcaaatataattttatataacttATCAAAATTAGAGTCCCTACCACACAGAGATATCACCTATAAAACTGTGTATAAATTAAAgagtaataaataaaagtaaatattaaatagaaaataaaaaatggtaTACAATCTAATTTCCTCAAAAATTTATAAGTAGTAAATATATCTCATTTCAATTagagaataatttataattttataagatGGAAATAAAACTTGAAATTTTGTATATACTTAGTtacaatattataatattttagttatcAAAGAAAACATATTGAATTATACTAAATATAGCTTTAGGGAGTAAAATTAACATGTTTACATAAAATTacacattaattaaataaatatactcctctttttctttttaaatattattttacaaaataattttctgaattattAAGCAAGTACACACtgaattttatgtttaaaaaaCTActtcatcaaaatttaaaaatggaGGGGAACATTAACATtttatcaaaattatttaaacaatttacattttttgtaggttatttttattttattttatttatttatttattttttttgcataGTAAAATTAGGTATGGTTTATTTACATTTTTGTAGTTATTTTTTGTAAAGTAAAAgaatatatgtttttatatggtAAAGATTTTGTTAGTGTAAAAGTGGTATAAAATTTAGTAAATGATAGACATTAGATATAGgggtataaatatatataatgattaAAGTGTTAGCGTAAAGACTCAGTCAATATTCTTATTACTACTTTTTATATaccaaataaattaaattcataattataattataatgtatgctctaaaattattacatttacaAATGTTACATAAAAGCTCATAATCATAGTATGGAACATAGTAAAATACACTCTTCTAAACAAATGTTttggtatattttttatttgttttgacaTTTTgatgtatattatagttatttagaaTCATTTATAAATGAACAATAATTCGAAGTCCCGAACCACTTTCAAATTTCTGATGACACATATTAGAGTACCAAACAATATAGTTAGCATCTTTACAATTAACTTTTCCATGTCAAAGAAATTTCCTGTAGAtctaatttatctttttaaggAGATTCTTCACGGGTATTATAATTTGTGCCTTGTAAATATGAATTGAAATCAACATTAAATTAATAAGAGTTACTCTTTCGGCGAAGGACAAATTTCGAGAGCTTTAAGTTGTTACTATGCTAACCATATTCTTCATTAGAGCATTACAATCTATCAACCATAGAGATTCTTGGAACAAATCGAAACATCTAAGTAATCATTAAGAAAATTAGACTAAAGAACTCTTTAGAAAATtcgaaataatttatagtactaaaaataaagttcaaacaattatttattattgtataagaaaaaataatcacatgcagaacaaaatatttaaactttatttttaacatTATAAATCATTcgagatttttttaaaatttataaatagtgctgaataactataatgtatattaagaaaattagactaaaaaactaTTATGAATAGGGCAATAATTATACTGAAATATTcttttagaatatatatatataaaaaaatataaatataaatgggctgaaattgaataataattataaataataatgaaaaatgtcGTACTCATTTAAACTATTAAAACACTATAATGACAAAAAGATTTTCTCAAATTTGATATTACATTTTGGAAAACGATGTCGTTCCCTTTTCACACTATATTATCaaaagtatatttttatataattatataatcttaACAAGTTTAGTAAAGTGTACACTACACTTCACATCTTTGCAAAAACatgcaataatttttttattattattattaaatattccaCCTTTAATTCAGCCTGAAAATGAGTTTcgtaaatagaaaaataaaccaTTAAAAAAAGAGTCAAATATAATCTTTAGAAATTGAAATTTAGttaggaaagaaaaaaataagaaaaacgtaagaaaaaaatggaaaataaacaaattatcaTATTTAGTATTGAAAGAAAAATTGTATTGAAAAACATTTAATTCAACaaaaaatttcatttcaattttaaaaaattgatttattttttattctctacactttttttttttgtggtacattttttttttcaccaaAATCTAACTTACAAACGTAACCTAAAAGTTAAAATGAAAATTTAAGgtcaattaaaataaaataaaatatgaacatATTTATAAGCAAAATGAAGCACAATAATAATACTTTGAGTTGAAAGTGTTACGATCTAAGATTTTGTGCACTTCTTTGTCTTAGAAACTAGTTTAAGCTTGGTTATACTTTAATGGTATTAAGAACAATGAATTAACATTAAGTTCAAGGTATTATTACAcaccattttgaaaaaaaaaaaaagggaatttttttatttttacacttgaaaacagtttttttttttttttttttttttttttttttgtatttttacggaattttacatAGAAATCCATATTGctactagcgctgcaacctaaattgcaacaaaaaatcgtatataaACCcgtattgcaactagcgctgcaaccatgTTGGaaacccaaactgtaaatttgaaaaaaaaaaagttaaaaaaataatatatgtagtaATATACAAGAATCAAattatgattaataaaataaagagaaatttacatggtatactaacttttgccattttttacaaaaatactgccaggtggtattttttactattttactgtgtttttttataagtttcatattgcaatatactgtgttaagttttcactggtattctactggtgttttactagtgttctactgttgttttgagttgttatgctttgtgttttactggtgttttataaaaactcagtatttttgaaaagatttccgtgtgacagtatttttgtaaaagttaactaaaattccagtatttttataagtttttctaaaataaatgGCCCAATCAAAAATTGTCAGCTCTAGGTCAAAGGTTTAAGTCATGTCCCAAGTCTTGTTTGAGCAGGGTTGGGCTTGAGCAGGCTcgaccctgggcataggcgggctcggcctgtgcctagggcccacctaacCATGGGCCCAAATTTTTTTTCTCCCtattaaaattatgtatttttttttaccaactttaaaaaataccacattttttctaacataagggcccaaaaataattttttttcctgtgGCCCACTTTGTTTCGCCCTAGGTTTGAGCTAAGGCATGTTAGGCCTAGCCTAAGGTGCACTAAGCccagaaaccaaaaaaaaaaatttttttatttaaaattataaatatattttagtagtttttaaaaatattatatattttttaaaacaaagagtctaataatttttttaaggccGTCTAATCTCAGGACTACTCAAGTTTGTGGTTAGGATTACATCATTCTTCTTGCATTTtgcttataatatcttttatttCACTTATATTTGTTGTGAGCTCAAAATTGTGCCACAATGAGACAATGCATGTGATTTAATGAACTTTGGGGGGCACATTAGTAAGATTTTAGGTGTTTGGTCAAACTTGCTCAATGAAAAGATTTtaagaatttaattatttttttagttctcAAATAATTGGTATGGAATTTTGTTAAAAGCTTTTGAAATACCATACATCTTCATTAATGAAAACATGTGAGGACCAACAAGCCACCAACCAAGTTAATATAATACCGTACATGATTTCGATCAGGTTGGATCAGAGTCGGATCAAATCCGATCCGTCCCATTGACATTCCTATAATACACACATTTAACAATGAAAGatgtaaaaattgtgatatatttacatcaataatttttacaaaatattgaGTCTAAAATAATACTAacccttatatatatatatttttacatgcTCTTTGGAGTTAAATAAGacataaacatattaaattgATCATAAATGACTCCTAACAAGATTGTAAACATCTTAAACTTGTTATACCTAAACTTCAAAACCACAAATACGAATTGCCACCCTAATTgtaatgtaaaatttacattaTTTAATATTGTGATCTCAATTTAAATCAACTTTTGACACACCATTACAacaaaatttttacaaaataaactaCATTTTAACAATAAATCACCAATTTGAATCTCATGGAGATACtcttattttagtttgtattatTTGAAATCTCGGTTGGGGAAGTAATATGAACAAAGAATTTATGTGGAACAAGCACCTTAACACATGATTTCATGAGTAATAGAATATGAACATAAAAGATACACTAAACTAATATTACATGTAATATTTTAGTGCATATTTTGTGTGCATACATTGTTACTAAAATGTTCTTTGGTTACTCTTGTACATATTGGAATAGTCATTTCTCTTCTACACATTGGAATAGTCATAATAGTCATTTCTTCTAGAGAAAGAGTCCCACATCCAAAATGGGATGATGAAAATGTCCTCCATCTTCAAATTTATACCCGTTTCATGTGCTAcctaaattttatagaggttttaAAACAACTTTACCACAAATaaacaatttattattaaaaaataaatatgaaatagtTGAATTAAAACACAAATGTGATAACTAAATATGTGATTAACTTATTCAAATTTCTATATGCAAACAAAATGTATTTCAAtgtaaataaaacaaattataaacTTAAAACATAATTCAACTTATTTTGCTATTAGTGTACTAACAAAAAAATGTTTTGGTCAAATGTGTTAATATAGCTACTCAATGTAATAACTAATCTCATCTCAAAGAAGATGATAAATACTACTCGTGCCCGATAATGGTCAAATCTGAATCAATATCACTAACCAATCGAAAAATACTACCACTACTTGATTCTAAACACAATTGGTAGCAAATGACAATAATGCTCGTTCTTCTACCATaagataattatataattatcttttttttgatataatttgcatcaaaaaaaagataattatataataaacacaaAACATTCAAAAACAAACCTTAATTGAATCATATCCACACCATAAACATCaaaaaaactcaaactttgcaaattatattctatatatttatagctattcaaccactaaaacattaaaaatcccTTAGAAGAAATTCAATATAATTTCCAAGtcaaaatttttatatataattataaaatattcaattttttaaaaaaagaaattaatgaaaactAACACCTTACTATTGCCGGCGATTAAAAACCCAATCTTTCTCCGATCTAAATTCCGGTACTGCTACTGAGAATCGAGCCTAGGGTTCCGAGAACGGCGAAAGCCAAGAGAGGACTAACATCCAATGTATCAAAAACCGGCGGAATAATATTGCGAAAGAGATTCAAGTAAGGATCACAAAGATCTCTAATGGCGGAAAGCGGTTGACGATCCCAAGGAATGTTCGGAAACCAACTCAGCAAAACCCTAACCATCAAAACCCCACTGTATATATCGAGCCACTTCGATAGCCCGGCGGCGACCACAGTCAGCGGCGTGTTGAGGTAGCCACTGGGTCGGTCTCGGAGCGCCGCGAAAAACAAGGGTCCGGCGGCGGAAACAAGGCGGAGATGAGTTTGGGAATTGAGATTGAGAATTGGAACGGAGAGCTTACGTGTTATTGCGAAGATTAGGGCACAGAGCGTTGTGAGAGTCCGAGTTGACCCGGCGAGTTGAGACTCGGTCGGAGGAGGAGAAGGAGGAGCGGTTGAAGCTGCGGCGATTGGAGTTAGGGTTTTGCGATTGGGGAAGGAGAGTGAAATTTGGGGGCGGCGCGTGAGGGGGAATTTGTTGAGGGATTGGAATTGGAGGGAGAGGAAAGGTTTGGTGGAAGTGAAGAGAGGTCGGGAGGAGGAAGAAGCCATTAGAGAAGTGGAAGGTGAGGCCATGGTCGCCATTGTTGGGTTGGGTGAGTTGAGCTGAGTTTGGGTTTTGGAGAGAGTGTTTGGATGGATGAGATTAAATAAATGCCAAACAAACTAAaatcttatttatattaaaaagtaatttaCATCATAATACCtaaatttaattattgtttgcaaaaaaaaattatttaaatttaattttgaatacaaatataagttaattattattatgattaaaaattaaatttaagtatttatttataacttaaagttaaatatttatactgtaaattaattattttttttaatataattgaagtgaaattttattgaagaaaaaaatgagaTAGAAAATGTTATGACATTGGAGATAAAAGAATAATTATAGGGATGTTATACTATTGGAGATAAAAGAATGTTattcttaaaatttatattgataCCACACAATGACATTGATGCTatgctttttttaaaataaaatattaaaagtgcaatatatatagtattttaattaaaaaaaatttatatatataataatgtgtGAGATCATAATTATAACATTATTAAAAATGTTAtactattagaatatttttagaaataaatgtgcgaaaaatgaaataaaaaaactatGAGACTGCTCTAACTAATTTGTGTATAATTATAACGTGTGaaataaattacttaaatttTGATTTCaaaaacataattattaaaaaaaaaaatcatacaatacaataccgaataatatatgaaaaatatctaGCTTAACTTCCGATtacaaataacatataaattctAAAGTAATTTGCGgtctaaataattaaacttaacTTCCGATTACAAATAAGTAtctaaacttaatttttaaggtaataatatctaaattatatttttagaaagtATCAAGTCAATGACCACACTGGTTggtccaagttattaaatttttattttttatttataaattcatttaaatataccaattaaaaaaaaaaaatcataaatattcACTTTAACACTTAACAGTTAAATATCTACCGaagttacaaaaatacaatttattgCAATTATTCATTTATAAAAAACTCGAGGATACACCAGTACACCTCTTTTTCTCATTTTAAGGGGAGTATCGTAGACACCCCAATTGAATAatatactaaataaaaaaaatagagatataAATTTACATGTGTTTGGAGTTTGGATAGAGTGAATCAATCATCATCCATTCCACCTGCATCATCAATGTCCATATCACCATCTCCATAATCATTATTATCTTCAGGTTGAGCATGATCATCAGCTTCCCCTGGATTGTATGCACCACCTCCTACAATGttctcatcttcatcatcatgtGTTGTTGCTAGTGCTCCTTCTTTTACTGCCATTGATTTTAGATTCTCTTCGCTGAAAAATGAAGCGTACGGCTTCGATACCTGTGTCGGGGACGACGAGTCAGCTATTATAACTTTCAAATAGCTTTATCTATGTTAAACGAGAATGAAGTGTGTGTAAAGTCGAAACGAGAATGTAGAAAGTGAAAAACTGTTCTTTATTTTAGCTAATGCTTTGAAGTATATGGTTTCGATAACTGCACCAGAGGGGCGAGTCAGCTTTCGGGATTTCATAATTGTGAAATTGCTGGGAAAAAAAGAACTGCGATTCGTGGTTATGAAAAGGAGGGGTACGGAATGCAGTGTATGTAGGAAATGAAGGAAATTTTGCATGAAGGAGCAAAAGTTGTCAAGGCTAGTATAGTGTTAGTTAAGGTGGGAATGTGAAAAAttgttcttcatcaagaaaaatTCACAAGTTTCGATTGTTAATATGAAAAATGAATACCCGGTAGAGACAATGTTTACCTTAAACATGCAGTCCCTCTTCTCTGCACTTTGCACTAAGTTATTCCAATGCTCATCGCCTCTTTTTAGTGTTGATGCCGATCCAACCACCTGATCGAAAACTAGACGTTAGTCTTGCATACGAGGCTAGGTGatacatttaggtctgatataaTGGCTTACCAAGACAGAAGACTTTGCTCTAGTTATGCCCACATTCATTCTCCGAAAATCAGCAACAAATCCAATGCCATTTTTCTCACTCGCCCTAAcacaagaaaatattgcaacatCCTTCTCACGACCCTGAAACAGGAACAAAAATATGTTTCCATAATCTTGCAAAGGTTCCATATcttacaaaataatatattcGAGTTCTACCTGGCAACCGTCAACAGTAGTAATATCCACTACTTTCTCTGATTCAACTCCAAAAGTATTCTTAAAACGTTCTTTCAAGAGATTTACTTGTGCACTGTATGGGGATATAATTGCGAACTGCTGACTTGATTTGAGTTCAGGGTGTGCACTAATTAATTTCTGAAACAAGAGGAACACAAATTCAACCTCGTCGTTATTTATCCAAGATCCACTTCCTGCGGGTTTAGATTCTTTCCCTTCGTGCAAGTCAAAGAAGCAAAATGGTCCAAAACATCGATAATCATGCCACAAGCGCTTTGTTTGATCTTTAACGTTAGGACCATCCTCCAATGACTCTGCGTAAAACTCGCCTGAAGGAAAGCTCCTAATCTGGTTTAACAATCACAACAATATAATCATTAATCATATACTCATAAAATGAAGCTTTATCAATACTATAATAGCACAAAAACTTGCTTTCAATGACATCCATcggtacattttttttttcaggctAATTAGCATTCCCCCAAATTTCGATACATATCAAATTGAGCGCTCTGAACTTTTCAGGCTATAAAAAGTTCCCCAAATTACTGAGATTATCGGGTTCAAGaacttttattcaattttatcaACAAGCGTCtgacatggatgaaagttcgaGTGACACGATTTGGTATATGGAATTATGGACAATAGCTCATTAGACGTTTGTTAGTAAAATTGAACGGAATTCGTTGAAAGTCTTTTaatctaacaatttcaataatttCGGGGAAATTTCTAACAGCTAAGAAAAGTTCGAGGAgcaaaaaacattttttttctaaacttgtTTAGAAATTCAGTCATGCGGATCAGTGAAATATTGGTCTCCAGTTCCATtatctcaaaaattcatatttgTTTTAACTGAATATTACCAACCTCTGGATGCATTCGGTACTGTGTTTTGAGCATGGTAACTGGATAGCCAGCCTTC from Cannabis sativa cultivar Pink pepper isolate KNU-18-1 chromosome 4, ASM2916894v1, whole genome shotgun sequence carries:
- the LOC115712979 gene encoding uncharacterized membrane protein At1g16860; protein product: MGSRFPSHQLSNGLYVSGRPEQPKERTPTMSSVAMPYTGGDIKKSGELGKMFDIPMDGSKSRKSGPISNAPSRTGSFGGAASHSGPITSTSARVVYTSGPVSSGVGSTSVKKTNSGPLNKHGEPIKKSSGPQSGGVTRQNSGPIPVLPTTGLITSGPITSGPLNSSGAPRKVSGPLDSMGSMKGQGSSVVHNQAVTTLSQDDEYSFRRNFPKSILWSVILLFVMGFIAGGFILGAVHNWILLIVVVVLFGAVAALFTWNTCWGRRAVINFITSYPDAELRTARNGQLVKVSGVVTCGNVPLESSFRKVPRCVYTSTSLYEYRGWDSKPANSTHRRFTWGLRSSERHVVDFYISDFQSGLRALVKTGGGARVTPYVDDSFVIDVNPGNEDMSPGFVRWLTERNLSSDDRTMRLKEGYIKEGSTVSVMGVVQRNENVLMIVPPPEPLTTGCQWGQCIFPANLEGVVLRCEDTSKHDVIPV
- the LOC115714288 gene encoding ylmG homolog protein 1-2, chloroplastic codes for the protein MATMASPSTSLMASSSSRPLFTSTKPFLSLQFQSLNKFPLTRRPQISLSFPNRKTLTPIAAASTAPPSPPPTESQLAGSTRTLTTLCALIFAITRKLSVPILNLNSQTHLRLVSAAGPLFFAALRDRPSGYLNTPLTVVAAGLSKWLDIYSGVLMVRVLLSWFPNIPWDRQPLSAIRDLCDPYLNLFRNIIPPVFDTLDVSPLLAFAVLGTLGSILSSSTGI